The following are encoded in a window of Kutzneria kofuensis genomic DNA:
- the ppsA gene encoding phosphoenolpyruvate synthase gives MSRYVKNFGELGRDDTAIAGGKGANLGELTRAGLPVPAGFVVTAQAYLDSLDRSGLRGEIAEAFRTALDVSRTPDLPAACERIQTLVRKAGIADDIRAEIEAAYHQLGDNAEVAVRSSATSEDTAGTSFAGMNATYTNTLGIHDVLTRLIDCWASLFGPRVVAYRASTGLDEEPAIAVVVQLMVDSARSGVAFTADPSTGDRGRIVIEGAYGLGEVVVSGAVEPDTYVVAKRGPRLLHARTGHQTHKIVRGPDGHDLRIDLDEQTGASRVLTDDEAIELARLALQVEEHYGSPQDMEWAIADGQTWLVQSRPITTLHEDQAAGSELVTGLAASPGRAVGRVHRLAGPAEGDRFRDGEILVAVMTTPDWVPTMRRAAALVTDGGGMTCHAAIVARELGVPCVVGTRNAMEVLRDGETVTVDGAAGKVFAGRLEPAAHTVPRIAPMAAPAVETLGTKVYVNLAMPEHAEEVAAMPVDGVGLLRAEFMVTEALDGEHPRKLTSRPGGSEKFTARMTESLLRVTRAFAPRPVIYRAIDFRTNEFRNLAGGDAFEPVEDNPMIGYRGCYRYVREPKLFALELAVLAKVREQTPNLHLMIPFVRTLWELRACLAAIDASPLGHDRRLHRWVMAEVPSVAYWIPQYGRLGIDGISIGSNDLTQLVLGVDRDSEICANLFDEADPAVLDTIERIITAARENGMTTSLCGQAPSTKPGFAEELVRMGITSVSVNRDAIAATRSEIGSAERRLLLRTARER, from the coding sequence ATGTCGCGCTACGTGAAGAACTTCGGCGAACTGGGCCGGGACGACACCGCGATCGCCGGCGGCAAGGGGGCCAACCTGGGCGAGCTGACCCGGGCCGGGCTGCCGGTGCCGGCGGGCTTCGTGGTGACGGCGCAGGCGTATCTGGACTCCCTGGACCGCTCGGGCCTGCGCGGCGAGATCGCCGAGGCCTTCCGCACGGCGCTGGACGTGTCACGGACACCCGACCTGCCGGCGGCGTGCGAGCGGATCCAGACGCTGGTGCGCAAGGCCGGCATCGCCGACGACATCCGGGCGGAGATCGAGGCCGCCTACCACCAGCTCGGTGACAATGCCGAGGTGGCCGTCCGGTCGTCCGCGACTTCCGAGGACACCGCCGGCACCTCGTTCGCCGGCATGAACGCCACGTACACCAACACCCTCGGCATCCACGACGTGCTGACCCGCCTGATCGACTGCTGGGCCTCGCTGTTCGGCCCACGTGTGGTCGCCTACCGCGCCAGCACGGGGCTGGACGAGGAGCCGGCGATCGCCGTCGTCGTGCAGCTGATGGTCGACTCGGCCCGGTCCGGCGTGGCGTTCACCGCCGACCCGTCCACCGGCGACCGCGGCCGCATCGTCATCGAGGGCGCGTACGGCCTGGGCGAGGTGGTGGTCAGCGGCGCGGTCGAGCCGGACACCTACGTCGTCGCCAAGCGGGGTCCCCGTCTGCTGCACGCCCGCACGGGACACCAGACGCACAAGATCGTGCGCGGCCCGGACGGCCATGACCTGCGCATCGACCTCGACGAGCAGACCGGCGCGAGCCGGGTGCTGACCGACGACGAGGCGATCGAGCTGGCCCGGCTGGCGCTGCAGGTGGAGGAGCACTACGGCAGCCCGCAGGACATGGAGTGGGCGATCGCCGACGGCCAGACCTGGCTCGTGCAGTCCCGCCCCATCACCACGCTCCACGAGGACCAGGCCGCCGGTTCCGAGCTGGTCACCGGCCTGGCCGCGTCGCCGGGCCGCGCCGTGGGCCGGGTACACCGGCTGGCCGGTCCCGCCGAGGGCGACCGGTTCCGGGACGGCGAGATCCTCGTCGCGGTCATGACCACCCCGGACTGGGTACCGACGATGCGCCGCGCCGCCGCGCTGGTCACCGACGGCGGCGGCATGACCTGCCACGCCGCGATCGTGGCCCGCGAGCTGGGCGTGCCGTGTGTGGTGGGCACGCGCAACGCCATGGAGGTGCTGCGCGACGGCGAGACTGTGACCGTCGACGGCGCGGCGGGCAAGGTCTTCGCCGGCCGGCTCGAGCCCGCCGCGCACACCGTTCCGCGGATCGCGCCGATGGCCGCACCGGCCGTGGAGACGTTGGGCACCAAGGTGTACGTCAACCTCGCCATGCCGGAACACGCCGAGGAGGTCGCCGCGATGCCGGTCGACGGCGTCGGCCTGCTGCGGGCGGAGTTCATGGTCACCGAGGCCCTGGATGGTGAGCACCCACGCAAGTTGACGTCCCGGCCGGGCGGCAGCGAGAAGTTCACCGCTCGGATGACCGAGTCGCTGCTGCGGGTCACCCGCGCCTTTGCGCCGCGGCCGGTGATCTACCGGGCGATCGACTTCCGTACCAACGAGTTCCGCAACCTGGCTGGCGGCGACGCCTTCGAGCCGGTCGAGGACAACCCGATGATCGGCTACCGCGGCTGCTACCGTTACGTCCGCGAGCCCAAGTTGTTCGCGTTGGAACTGGCTGTGCTGGCCAAGGTCCGCGAGCAGACACCGAACCTGCACCTGATGATCCCGTTCGTGCGCACGCTGTGGGAGCTGCGCGCCTGCCTGGCCGCGATCGACGCCAGCCCGCTGGGGCACGACCGCCGGCTGCACCGCTGGGTGATGGCCGAGGTGCCGTCGGTGGCGTACTGGATCCCGCAGTACGGGCGGCTCGGCATCGACGGGATCTCCATCGGCAGCAACGACCTCACCCAACTCGTGCTGGGCGTGGACCGCGACTCGGAGATCTGCGCCAACCTGTTCGACGAGGCCGACCCGGCGGTGCTGGACACCATCGAGCGCATCATCACCGCCGCCCGCGAGAACGGCATGACCACCTCGCTGTGCGGTCAGGCGCCGTCCACCAAGCCGGGGTTCGCCGAGGAGCTGGTGCGGATGGGCATCACGTCGGTGTCGGTCAACCGGGACGCGATCGCCGCCACGCGGTCCGAAATCGGCTCGGCCGAGCGCCGCCTGCTGCTGCGAACGGCCCGAGAAAGGTGA